From a region of the Daphnia pulicaria isolate SC F1-1A chromosome 1, SC_F0-13Bv2, whole genome shotgun sequence genome:
- the LOC124345922 gene encoding putative ankyrin repeat protein RF_0381 isoform X1, with amino-acid sequence MEFDSQVRLGRGDFGSVFSGTFEGREVAIRRIELIDASDNEEDALKQLDHPNIIKLFHVECNKDFKFIALEFCEASLDKIFLDFNHPRKYIGPKLPYHFEVFSQLASGLEYIHSKNLIHRDIKPEHVLISVDTNRPDIKVTMKWAGFGRSRTIGCTKHSGVKGTKCWYAPELLQTQLLFGSSNTIGQNTGTVESDVFALGLVFAYLLLDGQHIYGFFEIDIPKNISEGRAINMNKIERSHYAYDLVTEMLKNKPDDRISSLTIVERLKAIQVELTEKEKEMFTLCKMRETETVLSLFFPWTHPNEKIKTLIRRGVDVNAKDSEGSNALHLLCQYNSSERLFDAIKLLIQLRIDVNEKDKDGSNALHLLCQYNSSERLIDAMTLLIDSGIEVDEKVKDGDNALHMLCRYNSSVRIMDAIKLLIQRINVNEKNHNGINALHFLCANNSNVRLIDAMTLLIQFGIDVNEKNNNGDNALHMLCYNNSSDRLIDAIKLLIQHITDVNEKDENGSNALHLLCFNNSSSKLIEAINLLIEKKIDVHGKTNYGSNALHLLCRNNTSERLIDAIELLIDFGIEVNGEVIDGDNALHLLCRYNSSVRLVDAIKLLIRLKIDVNGKNKDGDTALHLLCRYNPSERLRDAIELLIKFKIDVNMKNVIPAKE; translated from the exons ATGGAATTCGATAGTCAAGTTCGATTAGGAAGAGGTGACTTCGGTTCAGTGTTTTCAGGAACGTTTGAAGGTCGTGAAGTGGCAATCAGAAGAATCGAGCTGATTGACGCCAGTGATAATGAGGAAGACGCTCTGAAACAGTTAGATCACCCCAACATCATCAAACTCTTCCACGTAGAGTGTAACAAAGATTTCAA GTTCATTGCTTTAGAATTCTGCGAAGCATCATTAGATAAGATATTTCTAGATTTTAATCATCCTCGAAAATATATTGGCCCTAAATTGCCATACCATTTTGAAGTTTTCTCACAACTGGCTTCCGGTCTAGAGTACATACATTCCAAGAATTTAATTCATCGAGATATAAAGCCGGAACATGTGCTCATCTCAGTCGATACCAATAGGCCAGACATTAAGGTAACAATGAAATGGGCTGGTTTTGGTCGGTCCAGGACAATAGGCTGCACGAAGCATAGTGGAGTAAAAGGAACGAAATGTTGGTACGCACCCGAATTGTTGCAAACGCAACTACTTTTCGGTTCATCGAACACGATTGGGCAGAATACAGGAACCGTCGAAAGCGACGTATTTGCTCTGGGCCTCGTCTTCGCTTATCTTCTCTTAGACGGACAGCACATTTACGGTTTTTTTGAGATTGACATTCCTAAAAACATTTCGGAGGGCCGAGCGATCAACATGAATA aaaTAGAACGATCGCACTACGCATATGATCTTGTTACcgaaatgttgaaaaacaaaCCTGATGATCGTATTTCTTCATTAACCATCGTTGAACGGCTAAAAGCAATACAAGTTGAG cttacagaaaaagaaaaggaaatgtttaCATTATGTAAAATGAGGGAAACTGAAACCGTATTATCCTTATTTTTCCCTTGGACTCATCCAaacgaaaagataaaaaccTTGATCCGACGGGGAGTTGACGTCAACGCGAAAGATAGCGAAGGAAGCAATGCACTTCATTTATTGTGTCAATATAATTCAAGCGAAAGATTATTCGACGCAATCAAGCTATTAATCCAACTCAGGATCGATGTAAATGAGAAAGACAAAGACGGAAGCAATGCACTTCATCTATTGTGTCAATATAACTCAAGCGAAAGATTAATCGACGCAATGACATTATTAATCGACAGCGGGATCGAAGTCGATGAGAAAGTCAAAGACGGAGACAACGCCCTCCATATGTTGTGTAGGTACAATTCAAGCGTAAGAATAATGgacgcaatcaaattattaatccaacGGATCAATGTCAATGAGAAAAACCACAACGGAATCAACGCACTCCATTTCTTATGTGCTAATAATTCAAATGTAAGATTAATCGACGCAATGACATTATTAATCCAATTCGGGATCGACGTCaatgagaaaaacaacaacggagACAACGCACTTCACATGTTGTGTTATAATAATTCAAGCGACAGATTAATCGACGCAATCAAACTATTAATCCAACATATAACCGACGTTAATGAGAAGGACGAGAACGGAAGCAACGCACTCCATTTGTTATGTTTCAATAATTCAAGCAGCAAATTAATCGAAGCAATCAATTTATTAATCGAAAAGAAGATCGACGTTCATGGGAAAACCAACTACGGAAGCAACGCACTCCATTTGTTGTGTCGTAATAATACAAGCGAAAGGTTAATCGACGCAATCGAATTATTAATCGACTTCGGAATCGAAGTCAATGGGGAAGTCATAGACGGAGACAACGCCCTCCATTTGTTGTGTAGGTACAATTCAAGTGTAAGATTAGTGgacgcaatcaaattattGATAAGACTTAAGATCGACGTCAACGGGAAAAACAAAGACGGAGACACCGCCCTCCATTTGTTGTGTAGGTACAATCCAAGCGAAAGATTAAGAGACGCAATcgaattattaattaaatttaagatcGACGTCAATATGAAAAACGTGATTCCAGCGAAAGAATAG
- the LOC124345922 gene encoding serine/threonine-protein kinase/endoribonuclease IRE1-like isoform X3, which yields MEFDSQVRLGRGDFGSVFSGTFEGREVAIRRIELIDASDNEEDALKQLDHPNIIKLFHVECNKDFKFIALEFCEASLDKIFLDFNHPRKYIGPKLPYHFEVFSQLASGLEYIHSKNLIHRDIKPEHVLISVDTNRPDIKVTMKWAGFGRSRTIGCTKHSGVKGTKCWYAPELLQTQLLFGSSNTIGQNTGTVESDVFALGLVFAYLLLDGQHIYGFFEIDIPKNISEGRAINMNKIERSHYAYDLVTEMLKNKPDDRISSLTIVERLKAIQVELAEKEKELFELCKIRHPATSIIFPWTNQNEKLKTLIRQGVDVNKKDNNGNNALHLLCRFNNSSERLIDAIKLLIQLGINVNEKNNNGNNALHFLCLNNSSERLIDAIKLLIQLGINVNEKTNYGNNALHFLCLNNSSERLIDAIKLLIQLGINVNEKTNNGSNALHFLCGNNSSERLIDAIKLLIQLGIDVNEKDKDGRNALHLLCRFNNSSERLIDAIKLLIQLGIEVSSSNVALIMIDVRSLLRKNETKNFNEIIKLFDEAFT from the exons ATGGAATTCGATAGTCAAGTTCGATTAGGAAGAGGTGACTTCGGTTCAGTGTTTTCAGGAACGTTTGAAGGTCGTGAAGTGGCAATCAGAAGAATCGAGCTGATTGACGCCAGTGATAATGAGGAAGACGCTCTGAAACAGTTAGATCACCCCAACATCATCAAACTCTTCCACGTAGAGTGTAACAAAGATTTCAA GTTCATTGCTTTAGAATTCTGCGAAGCATCATTAGATAAGATATTTCTAGATTTTAATCATCCTCGAAAATATATTGGCCCTAAATTGCCATACCATTTTGAAGTTTTCTCACAACTGGCTTCCGGTCTAGAGTACATACATTCCAAGAATTTAATTCATCGAGATATAAAGCCGGAACATGTGCTCATCTCAGTCGATACCAATAGGCCAGACATTAAGGTAACAATGAAATGGGCTGGTTTTGGTCGGTCCAGGACAATAGGCTGCACGAAGCATAGTGGAGTAAAAGGAACGAAATGTTGGTACGCACCCGAATTGTTGCAAACGCAACTACTTTTCGGTTCATCGAACACGATTGGGCAGAATACAGGAACCGTCGAAAGCGACGTATTTGCTCTGGGCCTCGTCTTCGCTTATCTTCTCTTAGACGGACAGCACATTTACGGTTTTTTTGAGATTGACATTCCTAAAAACATTTCGGAGGGCCGAGCGATCAACATGAATA aaaTAGAACGATCGCACTACGCATATGATCTTGTTACcgaaatgttgaaaaacaaaCCTGATGATCGTATTTCTTCATTAACCATCGTTGAACGGCTAAAAGCAATACAAGTTGAG CtcgcagaaaaagaaaaggaactaTTTGAACTATGTAAAATAAGACACCCAGCTACCTCCATAATCTTCCCTTGGACAAATCAAAacgaaaagttaaaaacattGATCCGGCAGGGAGTTGATGTGAATAAGAAAGACAACAATGGAAACAACGCACTCCATTTACTGTGTCGatttaataattcaagcgaaagattaatcgacgcaatcaaattattaatccaactCGGGATCAACGTCaatgagaaaaacaacaacggaaacaacgcactccattttttgtgtcttaataattcaagcgaaagattaatcgacgcaatcaaattattaatccaactCGGAATCAACGTCAATGAGAAAACCAACTACGGAAACAACGCACtccattttttgtgtcttaataattcaagcgaaagattaatcgacgcaatcaaattattaatccaactCGGAATCAACGTCAATGAGAAAACCAACAACGGAAGCAACGCACTCCATTTCTTGTGTGGTAATAATTCAAGCGAACGATTAATCgacgcaatcaaattattaatccaactTGGGATCGACGTCAatgaaaaagacaaagacGGAAGGAACGCACTTCATTTATTGTGTCGatttaataattcaagcgaaagattaatcgacgcaatcaaattattaatccaactCGGGATCGAAGTCAGTAGCTCGAATGTCGCTCTAATAATGATCGACGTACGATCATTATTACggaaaaatgaaactaaaaattttaacGAAATCATAAAACTCTTCGACGAAGCATTTACATAA
- the LOC124349175 gene encoding uncharacterized protein LOC124349175 — translation MESLLPLKFFFSCSPQLATKIVGSIYLLIGFAGIILSIMAYSNDNSFDNEPITNDTDDTQDSELETGAVWLQLQSFQFVVSIVTFLFAICVLIAAWMNSRRRLFLLPWLIFQPLFTMIGFISTGYYAFWYWWDRDITMGIVYSAACFFIAVIGAICWKVIKNYYKELREPDKNNKDSSSEEKKLIIPQTDVRKPNNGGNVRVKIDNLEFK, via the exons ATGGAAAGTTTATTgcctttgaaattttttttttcgtgctcGCCGCAATTGGCCACCAAGATTGTTGGCTCCATATACTTG CTAATTGGATTTGCAGGAATTATATTATCCATCATGGCATATTCAAATGACAACTCCTTCGATAATGAGCCTATTACTAATGACACGGATGATACTCAAG ATAGTGAATTAGAAACCGGCGCTGTATGGCTGCAGCTGCAGAGCTTCCAGTTCGTTGTTTCGATCGTAACTTTTCTGTTCGCCATTTGTGTTCTGATCGCCGCCTGGATGAATAGTAGGCGCCGGCTATTTTTATTACCTTGGCTGATTTTTCAACCCTTATTCACGATGATTGGATTTATCTCTACGGGATACTATGCCTTTTGGTATTGGTGGGATCGAGACATTACTATGGGAATAGTTTACTCTGCagcatgtttttttattgcag TTATAGGCGCCATCTGTTGGAAAGTGATCAAAAACTACTATAAGGAATTGAGAGAACCTGACAAGAATAATAAGGACagttcttctgaag agaAAAAACTCATCATTCCTCAGACCGATGTTAGAAAACCTAATAACGGTGGGAACGTAAGGGTGAAAATCGACAATTTGGAGTTTAAATAG
- the LOC124345922 gene encoding serine/threonine-protein kinase/endoribonuclease IRE1-like isoform X2 gives MEIEFNSQVLLGRGGFGSVFPGTFQGRKVAIKRVELVNATDNEEEALKQLDHPNIVKLFHVDCNKDFKYFVLELCTASLDKIFLEPNDPQKYKGPKLPYHYEVFLQMALGLEYIHSKNLIHRDIKPENVLISVDTNRPDMKVTIKWADFGLSRAVNERGSYTMNSGVKGTKCWYAPEWLKLLYWPPTTRGQPRGTVKSDVFALGLVFAYLLLDGQHIYGSNEIDIVKNILEGRAINMNKIERSHYVYSLVTEMLKNEAERISSSNIVDRLKSERDKLAEKEKELFELCKIRHPATSIIFPWTNQNEKLKTLIRQGVDVNKKDNNGNNALHLLCRFNNSSERLIDAIKLLIQLGINVNEKNNNGNNALHFLCLNNSSERLIDAIKLLIQLGINVNEKTNYGNNALHFLCLNNSSERLIDAIKLLIQLGINVNEKTNNGSNALHFLCGNNSSERLIDAIKLLIQLGIDVNEKDKDGRNALHLLCRFNNSSERLIDAIKLLIQLGIEVSSSNVALIMIDVRSLLRKNETKNFNEIIKLFDEAFT, from the exons ATGGAAATCGAATTCAATAGTCAAGTTCTATTGGGAAGAGGTGGCTTTGGCTCAGTGTTTCCAGGAACGTTTCAAGGCCGTAAAGTGGCAATCAAAAGAGTTGAGCTAGTTAACGCCACGGATAACGAGGAAGAAGCTCTAAAACAGTTAGATCACCCAAATATCGTCAAACTCTTCCACGTAGATTGCAACAAAGATTTCAA GTACTTCGTTTTAGAGCTCTGCACTGCATCATTAGATAAGATATTTTTAGAGCCGAATGATCCTCAAAAATACAAGGGTCCTAAATTGCCATATCATTACGAAGTTTTCTTACAAATGGCTTTGGGTCTTGAGTACATACATTCAAAGAATTTAATTCATCGAGATATAAAGCCGGAAAATGTACTCATCTCAGTCGATACCAATAGGCCAGACATGAAGGTAACAATAAAATGGGCTGATTTTGGTCTGTCCAGGGCCGTAAATGAACGAGGGTCATACACGATGAATAGTGGAGTAAAAGGAACAAAATGCTGGTACGCCCCTGAATGGCTTAAACTACTTTATTGGCCACCTACCACAAGAGGACAGCCCAGAGGTACCGTCAAAAGCGACGTATTTGCTCTAGGCCTCGTCTTCGCCTATCTTCTGTTAGACGGCCAACACATTTACGGTTCTAATGAGATTGACATTGTTAAAAACATCTTGGAAGGTAGAGCGATCAATATGAATA AAATAGAACGATCGCACTACGTATACAGTCTTGTTAccgaaatgttaaaaaatgaagCGGAACGAATATCTTCATCAAATATTGTTGATAGACTCAAATCAGAGAGAGATAag CtcgcagaaaaagaaaaggaactaTTTGAACTATGTAAAATAAGACACCCAGCTACCTCCATAATCTTCCCTTGGACAAATCAAAacgaaaagttaaaaacattGATCCGGCAGGGAGTTGATGTGAATAAGAAAGACAACAATGGAAACAACGCACTCCATTTACTGTGTCGatttaataattcaagcgaaagattaatcgacgcaatcaaattattaatccaactCGGGATCAACGTCaatgagaaaaacaacaacggaaacaacgcactccattttttgtgtcttaataattcaagcgaaagattaatcgacgcaatcaaattattaatccaactCGGAATCAACGTCAATGAGAAAACCAACTACGGAAACAACGCACtccattttttgtgtcttaataattcaagcgaaagattaatcgacgcaatcaaattattaatccaactCGGAATCAACGTCAATGAGAAAACCAACAACGGAAGCAACGCACTCCATTTCTTGTGTGGTAATAATTCAAGCGAACGATTAATCgacgcaatcaaattattaatccaactTGGGATCGACGTCAatgaaaaagacaaagacGGAAGGAACGCACTTCATTTATTGTGTCGatttaataattcaagcgaaagattaatcgacgcaatcaaattattaatccaactCGGGATCGAAGTCAGTAGCTCGAATGTCGCTCTAATAATGATCGACGTACGATCATTATTACggaaaaatgaaactaaaaattttaacGAAATCATAAAACTCTTCGACGAAGCATTTACATAA